In the genome of Palaemon carinicauda isolate YSFRI2023 chromosome 15, ASM3689809v2, whole genome shotgun sequence, one region contains:
- the LOC137654085 gene encoding uncharacterized protein — translation MQDLATSHAVPSRSLSHRPPAPSPVSSAASPVPPSVSPLSSAASPVPPSATPVSSAASPVPPSASPVPPSASPSESPADPDLSAVELRSRKRRRGPLRPAEGVALKRLPDNSHKAKDNTKWHSEPNPTMPPIMNIDQFDNAGPTMSVIGCSTPAEVFAKFLPDALLAEVVVDTNNKIG, via the coding sequence ATGCAAGATTTGGCTACCTCGCATGCAGTTCCTTCGCGTTCCCTCTCTCATAGGCCTCCTGCACCGTCTCCTGTGTCCTCTGCAgcgtctcctgtgcctccttcagTGTCTCCTTTGTCCTCTGCAgcgtctcctgtgcctccttcagcGACTCCTGTGTCCTCTGCAGCAtctcctgtgcctccttcagcgtctcctgtgcctccttcagcGTCTCCTTCAGAGTCTCCTGCTGATCCTGACCTTAGTGCCGTAGAGCtcaggagtaggaaaaggaggagaggccCTCTTCgccctgcagaaggtgtggcattgaagagatTGCCGGACAACTCTCACAAGGCTAAGGACAACACAaagtggcactcagagccaaacccaacaatgccCCCCATTATGAATATCGACCAGTTCGACAATGCTGGCCCTACCATGAGCGTCATCGGGTGTAGTACTCCTGCCGAAGTTTTTGCCAAGTTTTTGCCGGATGCCTTACTTGCTGAAGTGGTCGTCGACACCAACAACAAGATAGGCTAA